A stretch of Primulina tabacum isolate GXHZ01 chromosome 13, ASM2559414v2, whole genome shotgun sequence DNA encodes these proteins:
- the LOC142523274 gene encoding BAG family molecular chaperone regulator 5, mitochondrial-like, translating to MKSSRRPWFFSSSTATATVCSFNDHSAPESDPIQTQPASEPIPVTVHIPLQSPLPESSAAVRIQSAYRSHMVRTLVRKIAAVDSEAKYWQRIIQRQDTVDSVRTSERERIKINEALMGLLFSLDSVPGIDPNVRELRRHVSRRIVGLQEILDAVTDSRVENWVGYSMDWDNMLVGIEKEICKEKGGGNEMERFCAEHLGLRCLERFLSDH from the exons ATGAAGTCCTCCAGGCGGCCGTGGTTCTTCTCTTCCAGCACTGCCACAGCCACCGTCTGCTCTTTCAATGACCATTCTGCCCCCGAATCCGATCCAATCCAAACACAGCCTGCATCAGAACCCATTCCTGTTACTGTTCATATTCCCCTGCAATCCCCTTTACCAGAATCCTCCGCTGCTGTTAGGATACAGTCAGCCTACCGATCTCACATGGTGCGCACCCTTGTCAGGAAGATCGCCGCCGTCGATTCTGAAGCTAAATACTGGCAGAGAATCATCCAACGCCAG GACACAGTTGATTCTGTGCGTACCAGTGAGAGGGAGAGGATCAAGATTAACGAAGCCCTGATGGGCTTGTTATTCAGTCTTGATTCGGTGCCTGGGATTGATCCCAATGTACGGGAGCTGAGGAGACATGTGAGCCGAAGGATTGTGGGGCTGCAAGAGATACTTGATGCTGTAACGGACTCTAGAGTTGAGAATTGGGTTGGATATTCGATGGATTGGGACAACATGTTAGTGGGGATTGAGAAAGAGATCTGCAAAGAAAAAGGCGGTGGGAATGAAATGGAGAGGTTTTGTGCCGAGCATTTGGGCTTGCGGTGTCTTGAGAGGTTTCTTAGTGACCACTGA